The following are encoded together in the Acidicapsa ligni genome:
- a CDS encoding acyltransferase family protein: MSKRIMQLDGLRAVAIIAVFLRHALDIRMLWMGVDIFFVLSGFLITGILLDMQKDNFKSFIAQFYARRVRRIVPPYLLLLLVASLVFGVYWMQHWYMFIGLTNYVGYFYKDRQLPAFSPLWSLGVEEQFYIVWPLAVFFLKPKRLPALLVAMIIAAPLLRGVLTPWTDHVPWNASRWFVYKSTPFRMDCLATGALITFLWRSHSEKIKKYGYLALILTILTPPLMIYLNKYHPGFSTADGTIRGNVITLEISLLAATGVFLWALGGRYTWILSTPPMLFLGRISYSFYLIHDGMLVLAERYLHQRYVIAVIAFAGSTLYATLSWYLMEKPLLHGGNRRVKAAEVEAALPTHTAVEAHSK, from the coding sequence ATGAGTAAAAGAATTATGCAGTTGGATGGACTGCGCGCAGTCGCGATTATCGCGGTGTTTCTGCGCCATGCCCTCGACATTCGAATGCTTTGGATGGGCGTGGATATTTTCTTTGTACTCTCAGGATTCCTCATCACCGGCATCCTTCTGGACATGCAAAAGGATAACTTCAAATCCTTCATTGCTCAGTTCTATGCGCGCCGCGTTCGCAGGATTGTGCCTCCTTACCTGCTACTCCTCCTCGTAGCATCGCTGGTTTTCGGCGTTTATTGGATGCAGCACTGGTACATGTTCATCGGCCTCACCAATTACGTAGGCTATTTCTATAAAGATCGCCAGCTACCCGCATTCAGCCCTCTATGGTCACTCGGCGTTGAAGAACAGTTCTATATTGTCTGGCCACTCGCTGTTTTTTTCTTGAAGCCCAAGCGACTCCCAGCCCTTCTCGTCGCGATGATTATTGCAGCTCCTTTACTTCGCGGAGTCCTGACACCGTGGACCGATCACGTACCCTGGAATGCCTCCCGCTGGTTCGTCTACAAATCAACACCGTTCCGCATGGACTGCCTCGCCACTGGCGCTCTCATCACTTTTCTCTGGCGTAGTCACAGCGAAAAAATCAAGAAATACGGCTATCTCGCGCTCATTCTAACGATCCTCACCCCACCGTTGATGATCTATCTCAACAAGTATCACCCCGGCTTCTCGACCGCAGACGGCACCATCCGCGGCAACGTCATCACCCTGGAAATATCTCTCCTCGCTGCTACCGGAGTTTTCCTCTGGGCACTGGGCGGCAGATACACATGGATCTTGTCCACGCCACCCATGCTCTTCCTCGGCAGGATCAGTTATTCCTTCTATCTCATCCACGACGGCATGTTGGTCTTAGCCGAGCGCTACCTGCATCAGCGTTATGTTATTGCCGTTATCGCCTTCGCCGGCAGCACACTGTACGCGACTCTATCCTGGTACCTCATGGAAAAGCCCTTGCTGCACGGTGGAAACAGAAGAGTCAAGGCTGCAGAAGTAGAAGCCGCTCTGCCAACCCATACCGCAGTAGAAGCCCACAGCAAATAG
- a CDS encoding YifB family Mg chelatase-like AAA ATPase, with protein sequence MLAKVLSAAVYGIDANLIDVEVDLSGTIAEEDRFHTVGLPDAAVRESRDRVRAAMKNSGYLIPPTHITINLAPADIKKEGAGFDLPIAIAILSAYGALHLKDLSPFLLVGELGLDGSLRPVPGVLSIAVLARARGIANLILPAVNAAEAAVVEGVNVYPVATLAEVIELLNSTLMGEVQRQPFRVATDELLNELHHYAADFSDVRGQQTAKRALEVAAAGGHNILMIGPPGSGKTMLAKRLPSILTPLTFDEALETTKIHSVAGVLDAAQGLVAQRPFRAPHHTISDAGLIGGGAVPRPGEVSLAHNGLLFLDELPEFPRNVLEVMRQPLEDHTVTIARASMSLTFPARFMLAAAMNPCPCGYFNDKSRECNCTPPMIQRYVAKVSGPLLDRIDIHIEVPAVQYKELRGGAAAEGSAQIRDRVMRARERQRERFQEAGERIFANAQMGTRQIRAYCELGADAERLLERAMQQQGLSARAHDRILKVARTIADLEGAAGLAVSHLAEAIQYRTLDRSYWA encoded by the coding sequence ATGTTAGCTAAAGTTTTGAGTGCTGCAGTTTATGGCATCGATGCGAATCTTATCGATGTTGAGGTGGACCTGAGCGGAACTATTGCTGAGGAAGATCGGTTTCATACGGTTGGGCTGCCGGATGCGGCAGTACGGGAGAGCCGCGACCGTGTGCGGGCGGCGATGAAGAATTCGGGGTATTTGATACCGCCGACGCACATTACGATCAACCTGGCTCCTGCGGATATCAAGAAGGAAGGCGCGGGATTTGACCTGCCTATCGCTATCGCTATTCTGAGCGCGTACGGGGCGCTGCACTTGAAGGATCTAAGCCCGTTTTTGCTGGTGGGCGAGCTGGGCTTGGACGGTAGTTTGCGACCGGTGCCGGGGGTGCTTTCGATTGCTGTGCTGGCGCGTGCGCGAGGTATCGCCAACCTGATACTGCCTGCGGTGAATGCAGCGGAAGCTGCGGTGGTTGAAGGCGTGAATGTTTACCCGGTTGCGACTCTTGCCGAGGTGATCGAGTTACTGAATTCGACATTGATGGGAGAGGTGCAGAGGCAGCCGTTTCGCGTGGCGACGGACGAGTTGCTGAACGAATTGCATCACTATGCAGCTGACTTCAGCGATGTGCGTGGACAGCAGACAGCGAAGCGTGCGCTGGAGGTTGCTGCAGCGGGTGGGCACAACATTCTGATGATTGGGCCGCCGGGGTCGGGCAAGACGATGCTGGCGAAGCGGCTGCCTTCGATTCTGACGCCATTGACTTTTGACGAAGCGCTGGAGACGACGAAGATTCATTCGGTGGCGGGAGTGCTGGACGCGGCGCAAGGTTTGGTGGCGCAGAGGCCGTTTCGGGCTCCGCATCATACGATTTCGGATGCCGGGCTGATTGGAGGCGGAGCTGTGCCGCGGCCGGGCGAGGTTTCGCTGGCGCACAATGGGTTGCTGTTTTTGGATGAGCTGCCTGAGTTTCCGCGCAACGTGCTTGAGGTGATGCGGCAGCCGCTGGAGGATCACACGGTGACGATCGCCAGGGCGTCGATGTCGCTGACTTTTCCGGCGCGGTTCATGTTGGCTGCGGCGATGAATCCGTGTCCCTGCGGGTATTTCAATGACAAGTCGCGGGAGTGCAATTGCACTCCGCCGATGATTCAGCGCTATGTGGCCAAGGTTTCGGGGCCGCTGCTGGATCGAATCGATATTCATATCGAGGTTCCGGCGGTGCAGTACAAGGAGTTGCGTGGTGGGGCAGCGGCGGAGGGTTCCGCACAGATTCGCGACCGGGTTATGCGCGCCAGGGAGCGGCAGCGTGAGCGGTTTCAGGAGGCGGGAGAACGCATCTTTGCCAATGCGCAGATGGGGACACGGCAGATTCGGGCTTACTGCGAGCTGGGCGCGGATGCGGAACGACTGTTGGAGCGGGCGATGCAGCAACAGGGATTGAGCGCGAGGGCGCATGACCGAATTCTCAAAGTGGCACGGACTATTGCTGATCTGGAGGGTGCTGCGGGGCTGGCGGTGAGCCACTTGGCGGAGGCGATCCAGTATCGGACGCTGGATCGAAGTTATTGGGCGTAG
- a CDS encoding DNA-directed RNA polymerase subunit omega, giving the protein MRSELIFGALTHVSNRYQLCQLASKATRKLHKPNSRLQDTTNEVLYRFRNANPGMSAPITEPEAQPVEQRRAA; this is encoded by the coding sequence ATGCGCTCGGAACTGATTTTTGGGGCACTTACTCACGTGTCCAACCGCTACCAGTTGTGCCAACTGGCGAGCAAGGCAACCCGTAAGTTGCACAAGCCGAACAGCCGGCTGCAGGATACGACGAACGAAGTTCTTTACCGCTTTCGTAATGCCAATCCTGGTATGTCGGCGCCGATCACGGAACCGGAAGCTCAGCCAGTAGAGCAGCGCCGCGCAGCTTAA
- the rho gene encoding transcription termination factor Rho, giving the protein MTIAELKEKNITELSRIARTLDIPGASGLRKQDLIFKILQAQSEKEGHIFAEGVLEILPDGYGFLRSPDYNYLPGPDDIYVSPSQIRKFDLKTGDTISGNVRPPHEGEKYFALVKIEAINFESPEETRNKILFDNLTPLYPQERIKMETVREQTSGRVMDLLTPVGKGQRGLIVAPPRTGKTMLLQSIANSVTTNHPEVVLIVLLIDERPEEVTDMQRSVKGEVISSTFDEPAARHVQVAEMVIEKAKRLVEHKRDVVILLDSITRLARAYNTIVPPSGKVLSGGVDSNALQRPKRFFGAARNIEEGGSLTIIATALVDTGSRMDEVIFEEFKGTGNMEVILDRKLVDKRVFPAIDIQRSGTRKEELLIPKEDLQRIWVLRKVLNPLSPVEAMELLVSRLEKVRNNAEFLQNMNHL; this is encoded by the coding sequence ATGACCATTGCTGAGTTAAAAGAGAAAAACATCACCGAATTGAGCCGCATTGCGCGCACACTGGACATTCCCGGCGCTAGCGGTCTCCGCAAACAAGACCTTATCTTTAAGATTCTGCAGGCGCAGAGCGAAAAAGAGGGGCATATTTTTGCCGAGGGCGTCCTCGAAATCCTGCCTGACGGTTATGGTTTTCTCCGTTCTCCGGATTACAACTATTTGCCCGGCCCGGATGATATTTATGTCTCCCCGTCCCAGATTCGCAAGTTTGACCTCAAGACCGGCGACACGATCAGCGGCAATGTTCGTCCGCCACATGAGGGCGAGAAGTACTTCGCACTGGTTAAGATTGAAGCGATCAACTTCGAGTCTCCTGAGGAGACGCGCAACAAGATTCTTTTCGACAATCTGACGCCGCTTTATCCACAGGAACGCATCAAGATGGAGACTGTTCGCGAGCAGACGAGTGGCCGCGTGATGGATCTGTTGACGCCGGTGGGCAAGGGGCAGCGCGGTTTGATCGTAGCTCCGCCTCGTACAGGCAAAACGATGCTGTTGCAGTCGATTGCCAACTCGGTGACGACCAACCATCCTGAGGTTGTGCTGATCGTACTGCTGATTGATGAGCGTCCGGAAGAAGTCACGGATATGCAGCGGTCGGTGAAGGGCGAAGTCATCAGCTCCACCTTTGATGAGCCGGCGGCGCGCCACGTACAGGTCGCCGAAATGGTGATTGAGAAGGCCAAGCGCCTGGTGGAGCACAAGCGTGATGTGGTGATCCTTCTGGACTCCATTACGCGTCTTGCCAGGGCTTACAACACGATTGTGCCGCCTTCGGGCAAGGTACTCTCGGGCGGTGTGGATTCAAATGCGCTGCAGCGGCCGAAGCGGTTCTTTGGCGCGGCTCGCAATATTGAAGAAGGCGGGTCTTTGACGATCATTGCGACGGCTCTTGTCGATACTGGTTCGCGTATGGACGAGGTCATCTTTGAAGAGTTCAAGGGCACGGGCAATATGGAAGTGATTCTGGATCGCAAGCTGGTTGATAAGCGAGTGTTTCCGGCAATCGACATTCAGCGCTCGGGCACCCGTAAGGAAGAGCTGCTTATTCCCAAGGAGGATTTGCAGCGTATCTGGGTTCTGCGCAAGGTGCTGAATCCGCTGTCTCCTGTGGAAGCGATGGAACTGCTGGTGAGCCGCCTTGAAAAGGTGCGCAACAACGCAGAATTCCTGCAGAACATGAACCATCTGTAG